GAGACAGCCACACCCGGTGCGCGCCGAGATCGGCGAGCGTCGCGGCCGCCCACGGGTTCATCGCATTGAGCGGCCAGTCAGCTTCGGTCTGCGCTCCGGCGCGCACGAGGACGTCGAGCACCCCGAGCGTCCCAGCGAGCGCTCGGGCCGGCACGCCAGCGCGAAGCCACTCGGCGACATCGCCCTGCGGCGTCACGCGCGGGAACGCGGGCCACACCCCGCGAGGAGCGGCGAGCAGGTCCTGCGGGCGGACGACGCGCATGAACACCGCGTCCGCTCCGCCGCGAAGCGCCGCCTCGGCCTGCTCCGGCGTCCACACGACCGCGACGAGCTCAGGAGTAGCGGGCGCGGGCGCTCGTGCCGGAAGGTCAGGCGGCGTGACGCTCGCGGGAACGAGGCGCTCCCGCCACGGACGCAGGCGCGCCTCGTCCAGAGCCTCGAGCGCCTGGCGCCGCACCTGGTGCAGCACCGAGAACCCGATCCCGGCGTCGGGGTCGAGGTCGACCGCCCACGACCGCGGCCGGTACCCTGTCCCGCCCATCCGCCCGACGTGCTCGACGACGTCCTCCACGCTCACGGGGCGCGTGCGTGCCGGCTCGACGACCGGCCCTTCGGCGCGGCCTTCGTGGCCTTCGGCGCGAACGACGATGCGTACCGGCTGCCCGACTTTGAGCGCGACGTCCACGTCCACCTCAGCGACCCGCACGTCGAGGGCAGAGGCCGGCTCGAACGTCCTGCGCGCAGCGGCCGCGAGCGACGCGTTCGCGACGCGGAAGACGCGATCGCCCGGCGCGACCGGCCGTTCCACGGCCACGGTGGCGCGCTCTCCTGCTGGCGCGGCGTTCACGCGCACGCCGCGGACCTCGAGCGGACCGACCCGCTGCGCGTGCCTACCGCGCGTCGTCCAGAACTCGATCGTGTCGTCGGCGTCGAGCGAGCGCTCGAGGGCGATCGTGGCGCGCTGCCGGTCTGCAGCCACCACGCGGCCGACGGCGACGCCCCGGTTGTTCGGACGCGCGTAGGCCATCATCTCGTTGCCGGACCGCCCGTCCAGGTAGGCGTCCGTGAACCCTCGGCTGAACGCCTCCTCGAGCATCTCGAGCTCTGATGGCAGCACAGACCAGCCCTCCGGATCCTCGGCGAAGCGGTCGAGGGCGGCCCGGTATGCCGCCGTCACCACGGCGACGTACTCCGGAGCCTTGGCGCGCCCCTCGATCTTGAGCGCCGAGACGCCAGCGCGCACGAGGTCCGGCAACCGCTCGATCGCCGCGAGGTCTTTCGGCGACAGGAGGTAGCGCCCAGGCGTCGCGACGACCGTGCCGTCGATGAGCAGGTCGTACGGCAGACGGCACGGCTGCGCGCACATGCCGCGGTTCGCAGACCGGCCCCCGATGGCCGACGACAGCAAGCACTGTCCCGAGTACGAGAAGCACAGCGCGCCATGGACGAACGTCTCGACCTCGACGCCTCCGGCACGGACGATCTCGGCGATCCGGTCGAGCGGCGTCTCGCGCGCAAGGGTCACGCGAGCGAAGCCGAGGCGCTCCAGCTGACGCACCGTCGCCGGATCGTGCGCGTCGATCTGCGTGGAGGCGTGCAGGCGCACCTCCGGGAGCGATTCGCGGAGCGCACGGGCCGCCCCGAGGTCCTGGACGATCACGGCGTCCACGCCCGCCGACCACGCGTCGGCCACGAGCGCGAGGAGCTCGCCCATCTCATCTGGCATCACGAGCACGTTCGCCGTGAGGTACACGCGGACGCCTCGTGCGTGCGCGAAGTCGCACGCCCGCCGCAAGGACTCCGGATCGAAGTTCTCGGCGCCACGCCGCGCGTTGAAGCGGGGAAGCCCCAGGTACACCGCGTTCGCGCCGCCATTGACAGCGGCGATGAGCGCGCGCGGACCGCCCGCTGGAGCGAGCAGCTCGGGTATCGCCGTGTCAGGGCGTGGGACCATGGGTAGCAGTCCGGTGTCGGGAGCGCGTCGTACATTCCATCGAGATGCCTCTGCAGGGTATGGTACTCGAATGGCCGAAGCACTGCCTGGCACGGGCTCGGCTTTCCCGTCACAATGAAGCGGACGAAAGGAGGCCTATGTCGCGCAGAGCTCGACTCCGCCGGCGCTCGCAGCGCACGGCTGCCCGCACGGCGCTCACCGTGCTCGCCGTGGCGGCTGCGAGCGTGCTGTTCACGAGCGCTATCGCGGTTGCAGCTGGCGCCACGGTCGTGAGCGGCTGGCTCAAGGGTCTCCCGAGCGTCGACGACAAGAGCGCCTTCGCTGTCGCGCAGACGACGCGCATCTATTCGGCCGACGGCAAGCTGCTCGCGAACCTGTACCTCGAGAACCGCGTGGTCGTTCCACTCACGAAGATATCGCCACACCTGCAGAAGGCCATCGTGGCCGTCGAGGACGAGCGGTTCTGGACGCACCACGGCGTCGACGTCGTCGGCATCCTTCGCGCCGTCGTCGCGAACCTGCGCGCGGGAGGGGTGCAGGAGGGCGCTTCGACCATCACCCAGCAGATCGTGCGCAACACCGTGCTCGCCGACGAGCGCTTCGAGATCTCGCTCAAACGCAAGGTGCGCGAAGCGTACCTCGCCTACCAGCTCGAGAAGCGCATGTCGAAGTCCGACATCTTGAGCATGTACCTCAACACGGTCTACTTCGGTGAAGGCGCATACGGTGCGGAGTCGGCCGCGCTCGCCTTCTTCGGCAAGCACGCTTCTGACCTCACCATCGCGGAGGCGGCGCTCCTCGCGGGGCTCCCGCAAGGGCCGAGCCGGCTGAACCCGTACGACAACCCCGACGCGGCCTTGGCGCGGCGGCAGTGGGTGCTGAAGCGCATGTACGAGACTGGCGCCATCACTGCCGAGGAGTACGAGAAGGCCAAGGCAGAGAAGCTGGCGCTCAAGCGGGCCCCGGCGGTGGCGGAGACCGGGGTGTACGAGGCTCCCTACTTCGTGGCGCACGTGAAGAAGGTGCTGCAGGAGAAGTACGGGACCGCGCTCGTGTTCAAAGGCGGGCTCACGGTGTACACGACGCTCGACACCCGCATGCAGACGCTCGCCGAGAACGCGGTGCGCAACGTGCTCGACAGACCGAACGACCCTGACGCGGCGCTCGTGGCCATCGACCCGAGCAACGGGTACATCAAGGCGCTCGTCGGTGGCAAGGACTGGGCGAAGAACAAGTTCAACTTCGCGACGCAGGCGCATCGCCAGGCGGGGTCCGCGTTCAAGGTCTTCACGCTGGTGACGGCGCTTGAAGAAGGCATGCCTCCCCATCGGAAGCTGGACTCCTCGTCTCCGGCGATCATCAAGACCGGCGGCGCGCCGTGGGTGGTGAACAACGCCGAGGGGCACGGCAAAGGCTACATCACGCTGCAGGCAGCCACCGTCGGCTCCGTCAACACGTGCTACGCCCGGCTCATCAAAGAGCTCGGCGCGGAGAAGGTGGCCAAGACCGCGAAGCGCATGGGCATCGTGACGCCGCTCAAGCCGTACCTGTCCCTGACGCTCGGCGCGCAAGGCGTGACTCCGCTCGAGATGGCGTCGGCGTTCGGCACGCTTGCAGCGAGCGGCCGCCACTACCCCCCTGTCGCCGTCACGAAGATCAAAGACGCAAGCGGCAAGGTGATCTTCGAGGCGAAGCCGGAAGGCGAGCAGGTGCTCGACCGGTCGATCGCGTACGCCGCCACGAAGATCCTCAAGGGCGTCATCACCGGCGGCACGGCCACCCGCGCCCGAATCGGCCGCCCGGCCGCCGGCAAGACTGGAACCACGCAGGACTACCGCGACGCGTGGTTCGTCGGCTACACGCCTGACTTGGTGTGCTCCGTCTGGATGGGCTACACGCCCGAAAAGCCGATGCGCAACGTGCACGGCCGACGGGTGTTCGGCGGCACATTCCCCGCCCAGATCTGGCACGACTTCATGATCCAGGCGCTCAAGGACAGGCCCGTGCGCGACTTCCCGCCCGCGCCCGCCCCGAAGTACACCTGGAAGAAGGAGTGGGACGTCCCCACAACCAAGGTCCCGAACCTCCTCGGGATGACCGAGGCGGCCGCTATCAAGGCGTTGGAAGACGCCAAGTTCGTGGTGGAGGTGTCGCACGCGTACAGCGCGACCGTCCCGAAGGGCAGCGTCATCTCGCAGACACCGGCGGCCGGAACCAAGCTCGCTCCAGGCGAGACGGTGCGCATCGTGGTGAGCAAGGGGCCCGACCCGAACGCGCCGCCACCGCCTCCACCGCCGGAACCGACGAGCACCCCTGAGCCCACGACGACGCCGTGACGAGAACGGCCCCGGAGCTCCTCCGGGGCCGTTGCACGCGCACCGGCGATGCGCGCTCAGAACCTGCGCACGCGCACCATGCCGGAGATCTCGAAGACCTCGATCCCCTTGGGCTCGATCTCGTCGAGCACGAGGTTCATGCCGAGGGTGTCCGACGACACGTGACCAGCGATGACGAGCGACAGTTTGAGCTCTTCGGCGCGCTTGCGGTGCTCCTCCGAATAGTGCATGCCGACGAGCGTGCCGACGCCCGCGTGCGAGAGCCGGTCGAGCGCATCGGTCGGCCCCTCGGTGCCGCCGGTCATGTCCACGACGATCCTGCCGCAGCGCTGCGAGCCGCTGCCCTGGACGATCGCCGGACCGTAGCCTTTCTTGGCCGCGTCGGCGTACTCCGGTATCGAGCGCAGCGCCTTCACGACGTCGTCGAGCGTCTTCGGAGCGGCCTCGTCGAGGTGGCGCTGCACAAACCGGTTGACCGCGTTGTCGGCAGGCGTGTGGCACGACATCGAGGCGAACCCGAGCGCTCGCGCAGCATCGATCGCCCGGTAGTGGTTCACGGGCATGATGCGCCGCCGGATCTCCTCGGCCCGCGGCGCGATGAGCGCATCGGCTGCACCGATCGGCACGCCCTGCGCAGCCCAGAGGTCGGCCTGCATCGCCATCACCCGATGCAGATTCGCGTAGCCGGGCCCTTCGGGGTGGTGCGAGAAGATGAGGTCGATGGGCGCGCCGCGCTCCCGCAGACGGTCGGCGACGAGCACCTCGCCGACCTCCATGTCGATGCCGACGATGAGCCCGCGGATCTCGTCGTCTGGCGACCCCACGCAGATGCGGGTGTCGTCGTACGGGTTCGTCAGCCGCTCCTCGTCGAAGAACGCGCGCTCGGACTCATCGAGCTTCTCGTACTCGGCTCGCGCCGCGTCCAAGACGCGCTTGACGCCGTCCTCTCCCCGCTCGTCGTTGCGCACGCCGACCTCGATGCACGTACGGTAGATCTCGCCAAGCTTCATGGCCTCACCTTTCGTCCGAGCCCCGGCGCGCTCGGCGCCGTGGGCCTGGCCTGGCTTTCGAGACGTACTGGTTGCCGCCCAGGTAGAACCTGAGCTCCGCGTCGTGGCCCGCCGAAAGGCCGATCCGCCCGCTCGTGCGGATCTCCTCGTCGTGCGGCGGCGCGTCGTAGCAGCACAACGCCTTGTCCGGCGCGAGCGGGGCGCCGTTGTGCTCGAGGGTCACGCCGAGCGCGGCCGCCACCTTGCCCGGCCCGTCCGTGCACGCTCTGCCGCTCCTGCCCCGGCGCTCGACCATCACGTCGTGCCCGATCAGCGGCTCGATCGCGCGGACGAGCACCGCGCCCGCGGTGCCTTCCGGCTCTGTGACGAGGTTCAGCATATGATGGTTCCCGTAGGTGAAGTACACGTACGCGTGCCCCGGCGGACCGTACATCGTAGCGTTGCGACGCGTGATGCCCTTCGTCGCAGCGTGCGAGCCAGGGTCGTCCGCACCGAGGTACGCCTCGACTTCCACGATCCTCCCGCCCGTCACGCGGCCGCCGATGCGGCTCACCAGAACCTTGCCGAGCAGGTCGCGCGCGACTTCAGCGGTTGGGCGCGCGAAGAAGCTCGCCGGCAGCGGCCGTGCCGT
The Parvivirga hydrogeniphila genome window above contains:
- a CDS encoding DNA-3-methyladenine glycosylase codes for the protein MAGFDLHTARPLPASFFARPTAEVARDLLGKVLVSRIGGRVTGGRIVEVEAYLGADDPGSHAATKGITRRNATMYGPPGHAYVYFTYGNHHMLNLVTEPEGTAGAVLVRAIEPLIGHDVMVERRGRSGRACTDGPGKVAAALGVTLEHNGAPLAPDKALCCYDAPPHDEEIRTSGRIGLSAGHDAELRFYLGGNQYVSKARPGPRRRARRGSDER
- a CDS encoding NGG1p interacting factor NIF3, with product MKLGEIYRTCIEVGVRNDERGEDGVKRVLDAARAEYEKLDESERAFFDEERLTNPYDDTRICVGSPDDEIRGLIVGIDMEVGEVLVADRLRERGAPIDLIFSHHPEGPGYANLHRVMAMQADLWAAQGVPIGAADALIAPRAEEIRRRIMPVNHYRAIDAARALGFASMSCHTPADNAVNRFVQRHLDEAAPKTLDDVVKALRSIPEYADAAKKGYGPAIVQGSGSQRCGRIVVDMTGGTEGPTDALDRLSHAGVGTLVGMHYSEEHRKRAEELKLSLVIAGHVSSDTLGMNLVLDEIEPKGIEVFEISGMVRVRRF
- a CDS encoding PBP1A family penicillin-binding protein gives rise to the protein MSRRARLRRRSQRTAARTALTVLAVAAASVLFTSAIAVAAGATVVSGWLKGLPSVDDKSAFAVAQTTRIYSADGKLLANLYLENRVVVPLTKISPHLQKAIVAVEDERFWTHHGVDVVGILRAVVANLRAGGVQEGASTITQQIVRNTVLADERFEISLKRKVREAYLAYQLEKRMSKSDILSMYLNTVYFGEGAYGAESAALAFFGKHASDLTIAEAALLAGLPQGPSRLNPYDNPDAALARRQWVLKRMYETGAITAEEYEKAKAEKLALKRAPAVAETGVYEAPYFVAHVKKVLQEKYGTALVFKGGLTVYTTLDTRMQTLAENAVRNVLDRPNDPDAALVAIDPSNGYIKALVGGKDWAKNKFNFATQAHRQAGSAFKVFTLVTALEEGMPPHRKLDSSSPAIIKTGGAPWVVNNAEGHGKGYITLQAATVGSVNTCYARLIKELGAEKVAKTAKRMGIVTPLKPYLSLTLGAQGVTPLEMASAFGTLAASGRHYPPVAVTKIKDASGKVIFEAKPEGEQVLDRSIAYAATKILKGVITGGTATRARIGRPAAGKTGTTQDYRDAWFVGYTPDLVCSVWMGYTPEKPMRNVHGRRVFGGTFPAQIWHDFMIQALKDRPVRDFPPAPAPKYTWKKEWDVPTTKVPNLLGMTEAAAIKALEDAKFVVEVSHAYSATVPKGSVISQTPAAGTKLAPGETVRIVVSKGPDPNAPPPPPPPEPTSTPEPTTTP
- a CDS encoding DUF3656 domain-containing U32 family peptidase gives rise to the protein MVPRPDTAIPELLAPAGGPRALIAAVNGGANAVYLGLPRFNARRGAENFDPESLRRACDFAHARGVRVYLTANVLVMPDEMGELLALVADAWSAGVDAVIVQDLGAARALRESLPEVRLHASTQIDAHDPATVRQLERLGFARVTLARETPLDRIAEIVRAGGVEVETFVHGALCFSYSGQCLLSSAIGGRSANRGMCAQPCRLPYDLLIDGTVVATPGRYLLSPKDLAAIERLPDLVRAGVSALKIEGRAKAPEYVAVVTAAYRAALDRFAEDPEGWSVLPSELEMLEEAFSRGFTDAYLDGRSGNEMMAYARPNNRGVAVGRVVAADRQRATIALERSLDADDTIEFWTTRGRHAQRVGPLEVRGVRVNAAPAGERATVAVERPVAPGDRVFRVANASLAAAARRTFEPASALDVRVAEVDVDVALKVGQPVRIVVRAEGHEGRAEGPVVEPARTRPVSVEDVVEHVGRMGGTGYRPRSWAVDLDPDAGIGFSVLHQVRRQALEALDEARLRPWRERLVPASVTPPDLPARAPAPATPELVAVVWTPEQAEAALRGGADAVFMRVVRPQDLLAAPRGVWPAFPRVTPQGDVAEWLRAGVPARALAGTLGVLDVLVRAGAQTEADWPLNAMNPWAAATLADLGAHRVWLSPELPGALVRSVVTRSPVPAGVLLAGRLELMVAEHCVLAAAGRCSPSCEACPTRSRRAALRDRKGFEMPIVVDAAGRSHIYNAVPLDLARVLAEVVESGVAAVRLDASVEPPEEVRRLIATLRAAIDGGADARETTLYEPSTTGHYFRRVS